CCAGCAGCAGCCAGTCCGAGTGGTAGAAATCATCGCGGGTCGGGTCCTCGGCGGCCGTGGTTTCCTCGCTGTTGCGCACCAGCGCTGCATGCAACTGATAATGGCGGGCGGCGGCGCGTACCACGGGCTCGAGGTTGAGGTATTTGTTGGAGATATGCACCGCGAGCACCCCGCCCGCCCGCAGATGCCGCAAGTACACCCCAAAGGCTTCGCGCGTGAGCAGATGGGCCGGGATGGCATCGCTGTTGAAGGCATCGAGCACCAACACATCGAAAGCCTGGGGCGGCTCGCGCTCCAGCGAGAGGCGGGCATCCCCCAGCGCAATGTCCACCTGCGCGGGGCAATGAGAGAGATAGGTGAACTCGCGGCGGGCCAGTGCCACCACGGCCGGATTGATTTCGTAAAATTTGAAGTAATCGCCCGGCCTGCCCCAGGCCGCCATGGAGCCGGTGCCCAGGCCCACCACGCCCACGCGCCGCTGCTCGCGGCGGGGATGATACTGCATGACCATGCCCACGCCGCTGGAGCCGATGTAATAGGAAGTGGGCAGCCAGCGTTTTTCCTCGCTGACATACTGGAGGCCGTGGGTGGTGGTCCCGTGCAGCAGCGTGACCTTGTGCCATTGAGGGTCGTCCACGGAATATTCCTTCACTTTGAGCACGCCGTAGAAATTGCGCTGCACCGTGCGCGCGGCGCGCGTGCTCTGGAGAATGTCGGCCCCCAGACCTGCGGCCAGAAATGCCAGCGCCGCTGCGGCGGCTGGCCAGGCCAGCCAGTTGCGCCAGCGGGAGGGGCTGCCACCGGGCCAGCCCAGCACGGCCACGGCGGCCAGCACGCCGGTGAGCCACAACGTCAGATGCAGCTCGTAATACCCGCGAAAGACCGCCGGCGCCACCACCGCCACCAGCAGCCCCCCGAGCGTGCCGCCGGCGGCCGCCCACAAATAGAAAGTGGTCAGCCGGCCGGCCGGCGGCCGCAGCCGGTGCAATTCGCCGTGGCACACCATGCAACAGCAGAACAACACCCCCAGATACAGCGCAATGGCTTTGAAGAGGGTGAGATTGGCCGCCCACTCGAGCGCCTGGCGCAGGGGCCACAGGAACCAGCCGGAAGGCAGATTCACCCGCTCGCCGATGAGATTGCCGGCCGCAGCCAGCAACGCCAGCACCAGCAACGGCAGCCACAAGGCCCGCACATACCAGCGGGGACTGTCGAAACAGAGAATGTAGGAGACCAGGTACAGCCCTAGTGGCAACACCCAGAGAAACGGGATGACGGCGATGTCATGGCACAGACGGTTGGTAATGGCCAGCAAGAGGGCCGTGCTGCAAGCCGGCAGGGCCAGCCATAACCAGCGGGGGTCGCGAGGCTGCTCGAGAGACTCGGCCGGGGAGGCTGGAGCGGTTTCCGGGCCGGGGGTTGGGGAGGCATCGGGTGTGGGGCCGGAGTTGGAAAGCGGCAGGAGGGCGGCTTGAGCTTTCCACACGCGCCAACCGCCCAGGGCGACGCAGACAGCAAAGAAAATTAAGCCCCATTTCCACGCGGCGGCCTGGCTCTGGCGGGTGAGATGCGGCTCGAGCACAAAGGGGAATGCCAGCAGCGCAAGCAGCGAGCCGGCATTGGACAACGAATACAAGCGGTAAGGGGAGACGCCGGGATGGGCCTGATTAAACCATGCCTGCAGGAGCGGGCTGGTGGCCGCCAGGGCAACATACGGCAGCCCCAGGCAACTGAGCAGCAGCAGAAGTATGCGGCCGGTGGGCGCGGCGCCGTTGGCCGGTTGCCACGTATCGGGCGGAATGATGCGGGCAAAAATCACGGCCAGCGCCAGCACCACCAGATGGATGATGACCTGGCGCCGCGGGGGCAGCAGGCGGGTCAATGCGTGGGCGTAGGCGTAGCCCACCAGCAGGCCGGCCTGAAAAAACAACATGCAGGTGGTCCAGACCGCCGGCGTGCCGCCAAACCAGGGCAGGATGAACTTGGCCATCAAAGGTTGAATCAAAAACAGCAGAAACGCGCCGCTGAATATGGCCAGGCCGAATGCAAGCATTGCTAGGACGCCAGCTTACCGGCCAGGCCGGACTTTGACAAGCGGTGAGCGGGCGCCGGGCCCAGCGCCGTGGCGCGCTGGCGTGAATGGTGAGTTGTGTAATTTTGACTTGTCACCGCAAGGGGTACATATTATAACCACCGCTGCGATAACGTACGCGGTCAGTGCGGACGGAAACGCCCGCAATGGCTAGGGTGCCCGCGTGGCGGAATTGGCAGACGCGCTAGATTCAGGTTCTAGTGAGTAACATCGTACAGGTTCAAATCCTGTCGCGGGCACCATTTAATTTTACAAACACAAAGCCCGGACATTCCCCCTGGGGGATTGCCTTGTCAGGCCGGCGGGCGGGTGCATCGCAGCGGAGTGTTGCATGGCTGTCTCGATTCGACTGGCGGAAGCTCAGGATGCGGCCAAATGGGTGGACCTGCTCAGGGCCACCCTGGGCGATGAATATCCGGCCAAGGAAGCCTACAACCCCGCGAGTGTGGCGGCGCAACTGGATGCGCAGTCCGGCAATGAAACATGGGTGGCGGAGGAGGGCGACCAGATTCTGGCCAGCGCCACCGTGTTGCGGCCCATTGAAGGGAATGTCAATCCGGTGGCCAATCTGGGGCGCAACCTGGCCCGGCCGGAAGCCTACAGCAACGGCGCCGCGGAATTGCTGGTCAGGAGCCTTACGCAATTGCTGGACCAGCGCGGCCAGATGATTGTGGTGCGCATCCCCGCCAACGACAACCCCCAGCAAATCATTTACGAGCAGAATGGTTACGCCTGCGTGGGGTATCAGCCGTTGAAGCACATTTTGCGCACACGGCAGGGGGTGTTGTTCTACGTGCATTCGGCCAACCCCGTCCTCGCCTCGCGCCAGCCCATTTCCGAATCGCTGCCCCAGGTGAGTGATTTGGCGGCGCTGGTCTTCGAGAATCTGAACATCCCCAATCCGTTGACCGTGCGGGATGGAGCCACCGGGTATCCGCTCCAGACGGACATACAAATCCACGACGCCACGTTGGACGATTTTGAGCTGTGGAAAACGCAGGCGCGCGCCGCCAACCCGTTGCTGGAAGTTTCCAGCGGCGGCAATCGCGGGGCGGGTTTCTTGCGGCTGAACGCCGAGGCGCCGTGCCGGGCCATCTTGGGCCAGCGCGGCTCGCAAATCGTGGGCGGCGTGGCCTTCTTCAACGATGATCAGGATCGCTGCGTGCGCATCATGGACAGCTTTGCCACGGATGACTTGTCCACGGGCGCCCTTTTTAATCACGTGGTCCGTCTGGCCCAGGAGCAGCTCAGCGCCGCCTATGTGGAGGTGGACATCCTGGCCAACTGCCCCAAGCTCCTCAAAAGCACCGAGCAGCTCGGGTTTGTGCCCATCGCTTATTTGCCGGGCTTCTGTGTCCTCAACGGCCGCCCCTCGGACGTGGTCAAGCTCATCAAGCTCAACATGATGTACACCACGGAAACCGCCGCGCTGACGGCGCAGGCGGCCCGCATGGTAAAGGTGGTGGACACCAATTTCCAGGACCAGAAAATCGGCGTGGCCATCATCAACCTGCTGCGCACGCTGCCCATCTTCAGCGGCCTGGGAGATGGGGAGCTGCGGAAAATTGCCCGCCTGTTCACCCAGAAACTCTATCGCCCCGGCGAGCGCGTGTTCAACAAGGGCGACGCGGGCAGCGAGGCCTACATCGTCATGCGCGGGCAGATTGACATTTGCCTGAACGAAGAATCCCGCCCCATCGCCACCGTCAACAGCGGCCAGGTCTTTGGCGAACTGGCCTTCCTGGACGGCTCGCCGCGCACCGCCATGGCGGTGGCCTCGCAGGCCAGCATTTTGCTGGTGGTGCAGCGCAACGCCTTCAATGAGCTGGTCCAGCGCGAGCCGCACCTGGGCATGGTGGTGATTCGCAACATCGCCATTGACCTTTCCAACAAGCTGCGCCGCGCCAACACCGCGCTCTCGCCGGTGAAAAAGTAAACCCTGCTTTCCCTCCCGCTCCCCGCCGAGGGGCCGGCGCACTGGGCCTGTTCTTGAGACGTCGCCCACCTTTCTGACGGCCTGTGGATAGCTTCGGTTAATTAAAGTAGATATACTAATATAACGCTTTAGATATAACAATACATTAGAACACTTGATTTATATCAAGGCCCCTGCTTCCCACCGGTCCTATGCTTCACCCGTAATTGCGCAAGACCATGACGGCCGGGAGCCGGTGGCGCGCCAGCACAGCAACAGCAGTTAAACCGAACTCGAATTATGTTTTGTTATCAATGTGAGCAAACTTCCCGCGGAGTGGCCTGTCAGGACTTTGGCGTGTGCGGCAAGGATGAACATTCTGCCGCGTTGCAGGATTTGATTGTGCACGTGGTCAAGGGCATTGCGCAGTACGCGCATCGGGCGCGGCAACTGGGCGCGGCCGACCGCGCGGTGGATGTGTATATCGTGGAGGCGCTCTTTTCCACGGTCACCAATGTGAATTTCGACAGCGTGCGTCTGAACGCGGTGTTGGGCGAGGGGCTGAAAATTCGCGAGCGTGCGCGGCAGCTTTACGTGGAAGCCTGCCAGCGCCGGGGCCAGGCCGTGGCCCGCCTTAATGGCGCCACGCAATGGGTGCCGGCCCTGGATGCGGCGGGGCAAATCCGCCAGGCGCAGGAAGTGGGCATTGAGGCCCGCCGCCAGCAACTGGGCGCGGATGTGGCAGGGCTGCAGGAGCTGCTGTTGTACGGCGTGAAAGGCACGGCGGCGTATGCGGACCACGCGCTAATCCTGGGCCAGGAGGACCCGGCTGTGTTTGCGTTTTTTGCCGAGGCGCTGGATTACCTGTGCGAGCCGCAGCCGGCGGTGCCGGAGCTGCTGCGCTTGTGCCTGAAGTGCGGCGAGGTGAATCTGCGCGTGATGGAATTGCTGGACGCCGCGAACACCGGCGCGTATGGGCATCCGGTGCCCACGCCGGTGCGCATCACGCCGGTGAAAGGCAAATGCATACTGGTGAGCGGCCACGACCTGAAGGACCTGGAGGAGTTGCTCAAGCAGACCGAGGGCAAGGGCATTAACATTTACACCCACGGCGAAATGCTGCCGGCGCATGGCTACCCCGGGTTGAAAAAATACAAGCATCTGGTGGGCAACTTTGGCGGGGCCTGGCAGGACCAGGCGGTGGAGTTCCAGCAATTCCCCGGCGCCATTTTGATGACCACCAACTGCATCCAGCGCCCGGTGGAGAATTACCGGGACCGGCTGTTCACCTGCGGCCTGGTGGCGTGGCCCGGCGTGCGGCACATCCGCAATCGCGACTTTTCGCCGGTCATCGAGGCCGCCCTGGCTGCGCCGGGATTCACCAAGGACGAGCCGGAGAAGACCATCCTGGTGGGCTTTGGGCATCAGACGGTAATGTCCGTGGCCGACAAGGTGATTGCCGGGGTGAAGAGCGGCGCCATCAAGCGCTTTTTCCTGATTGGCGGCTGCGACGGCGCGCGCAGCGGGCGCGACTACTACACCGAGCTGGCGGAGAGGGTGCCGTCCGATTGCGTGATTCTGACGCTGGCCTGCGGCAAGTACCGCTTCAACAAAATGGATTTCGGCGCGATTGACGGCATCCCGCGCCTGCTGGACATGGGGCAGTGCAATGATGCGTATTCGGCCATCAAGGTGGCGCAGGCGCTGGCCGGCGCGTTCAACTGCGGTGTGAATGATCTGCCGCTCTCGCTGGTGCTCTCGTGGTACGAGCAAAAAGCGGTGGCGATTCTGCTGACCCTTTTGCATCTGGGCATCAAGAACATTCGCCTGGGCCCCACGCTGCCGGCGTTTGTCAGTCCTGCCGTGCTGCAGGTACTGGTGGAGCAATTCCAGCTTCACCCCATCACCCGTCCCGCCGACGACCTCAAAGCAATCATGGCTTGAGGGAAAGAGTCCTGGGGGAATGGCGGGCTCATGGGCCTGGCAGAGAAGCCAGGACGGAGGGACGTTAGAAAAGACGTCCCTCTCTTTTTGCCACGTTGTGGCGGTCTTTGAAGGGGCGAGGCGGGGAGGCGCATTTTGGACTGTTGAGCGGGGGCGAAGCGGGCTAAGATGCGGGGGTATGCGAATTGAGCAAATGCATGTGGGGATGCGGGTGCGGCATCCGCATTATGGGACGGGTGAGGTGAAGGCGCTGGAGCCGAAGCTGGCGACGGTGGTGTTTCCGCAGGGCGAACAAAAGCTTTCACCGGAGTTGAGCGGGCTGGAGCCGGCGGAGCCGCTGGCGGAGGTGAGCGGCTTGACGCGGCCGCTGGCGGCGGTGATTCGCGAGACGGTGCAGGCGCTGGCGGAGGAGCTGGGGCTGGAGCGGGAGGAGGGCCTGGTGGAGGCGCTGGGGGCGCGCTGGCACGGGGGCCGGCTGGTGTTGCATCCGGCGGATCCGTCCCTGCAAACCAAGGAGGTGCCGCTGGAGGTGTTTTTCCACAAGATTGTGATGATGCGGAACAACCTGCGCACGCTGGAGCAGAAAATCAACGCGCACGAGAAGTTGACGGACGGCGAGAAGGTGGAATTGCAGCAGTACATCACGCGGTGTTACGGCTCGATGACCACTTTCAATTTATTGTTCAAGCACAAGCAGGACCAGTTCAGCGGAAGCAGCAGTTGAACGGGAGGCGCCGCCGGCGGGCGCCGGAGGTGGAGGCATGAGCGAGCCACAACCGGAAAGGACACCGCGCGATTTGTTGCGTGACCCGTGTTACGTCAACGCCATGGCGCACTTCTACCGTGGCGAAATTGGGCGCATCATGGTGTGGCGGCAGCGGCTGGACACGACGACCACCTGGGCGATTACCTCCACCGGCACCATTTTCACCGTGGCCTTCAGTGTGCCGGATGTGCCGCATCTGATTTTCTTTTTCAACCTGGCGATTGTGTGGGTGATGCTCTGGATTGAAGCGCGGCGGTACCGGTTTTACGATGCGTTTCAGGCCCGCGTGCGGATGTTGGAGGCGCATTTTCTCTCCCCCATGGTGGCGCAGAATCCGGAGCGGCTGGAGGGGGACTGGCGCAAGCTGGTGGCGGAGGATTTGTTGATACCCAGCTTCAAAATTTCGCAGGTGGAGGCGATGGCGCACCGGCTGCGGCGGAATTACGCGTTTATTTTCATGATCATTCTGATGGCGTGGCTGGCCAAGATTTTCATGCACACGCCTTACCCAGTTGATTCGGCGGCGATGTTGTATCAGGCGCTGGCGGTGGGCCAGATCCCGAGCTGGCTGGTGGCGGGGGTGATGGTGGGGACGTTTTTAAGCGTGGTGGTGTTTGCGTTTTACGTGGCGCGGCACATGCCGCCGGAAATCACCGAGTTTGGCGTGCAACGGGGGCGGCGCTGGCAGTTGTGAAGCGCAGGCGGGCCATGCGGCGAAGCGAGGTCCTTCCTCGGCGGCCGGCCTGCTGGGATTTTTCCTTCCCCGTCTGGCAAATGGAGCGAAGGGGAAACGGGGCCTCGACAGGACGCCAGCCACGCCGGCACCGAAGCGGGCAATCATTCAACTTCTTCGCCCAGCTCGACGTTCCAGTAGGCCAGGTCAATGAAATGTTTCCAACTGTCGTGCACCACGGCGCCGAAGCTGATTTGCACGAAGGGCCGCCACTTGGGCCGCTTGGGTTTGCGGATGAGGCGCATGCCGGCTTCCTGGGGAGTGCGGTTGGCCTTGCGGGTATTGCACTCGATGCAGGAGCAGACGATGTTTTCCCAGGTGGTGGGGCCGCCGCGGTCGCGGGGGATGACGTGGTCGAGGTTCAGGTCCTTGCGGTCAAACACGCGCCCGCAATACTGGCAGGTGTTTTTGTCGCGCTCGAAAATGTTGTGGCGGGTGAACTTGACCTCTTTGCGGGGCAGGCGGTCAAAGGCCAGCAGGAGAATGACGCGCGGGATGCGGATGCGGAAAGAGACGGTGGCGATGCTTTCCGGATGCGGCGCCTGCTGGGAGAAATCCTTCCAGTCGTTGAAGCTGAAGGTTTGGAAATTGCCCTCTTCGGTGGCAAACACCACTTGGGCGTGGCCCTCAAAGACAAGCGTCAGCGCCCGGCGCACTGAGCAGACATTGACGGCCTGCCAGAGCCGATTCAACACCAGCACATGCTGGGTCAGGAACGACGCACTCATAACCGCAAGCCAGTTGCGCCGGAAACTATCACAGGAGCTAATGTCCTGTCAACGGAGTGGGCGTGAGCATGGCCGAAAGACAACGGCCATTTCGCCCGGTCGTGGTGATGACGCTACTGGGAATCAGGCCGGGGTTGGAGCACCTGGCGCACGGTGAGGGCCAGTTGGCGGGGGGTGAAGGGTTTGGAGAGGAAGGTTTTGTCCTTGAAGTAATCGGGTTTGGCGGCGGGGGTTTCGCCGGGGAAGCCGCTCATGAAAATGACTTTGAGGGAGGGTTGCATGGCCTGCAGTTGCTCGGCCAGCCGGTCGCCGCGGAAGTTGTCGGGGAGGAGGATGTCGGTGAGCAGCAGGTGAATGGGGTGGGGGTGCTGCTTGAAGATTTGCAGGGCTTCGGCGGCGTGGGCGGCGCTCAGCACCTGGTAGCCCAGGCGGCGCAGGCTTTTGGCAGTGAGGTCGCGCACGAGGTTTTCATCTTCCACCAGCAGGATGGTTTCGCCGCCGCCGTGAGCGGGGATTTCTCTGGCGGTGGCGGGCAGCGCGGCGGAGGAGCGCGAAACGGGAAAATAGAGGCGGAAAGTGGTGCCCTGCCCCGGCTGGCTTTCCACCTGGAGGCCGCCGCAGAGGTCGCGGAGGATGGTGCTGACGACGGTGAGGCCGATGCCGGTGCCTTTGCCCGGCGGTTTGGTGGTGAAGAAGGGGTCAAAAATCCGGCTGAGGATTTCCGGGGTCATGCCGCAGCCGGTGTCCTGAAAGGTGAGCGCAACGAAGGGGCCTTCTTTGGGCAAGGTGGAGGCGAGGGTGAGCGGGCCGGGGGTTTCCACCAGGGCCGTCTCCATGAGCAGGGTGCCGCCTTTGGGCATGGCATCGCGGGCGTTGACCGCCAGGTTCATGATGATTTGTTCCAAACGGTTGCGGTCGCCGCGCATCCGCAGGGGTTCCTTGGCGAGCTGGGTGACGAGGGTGACCTCCGCGCCGATGAGGCGCTTCAAAGTATTTTCAAACGTCTTGACCACTTCATTGAGGTCGAGCTCTTCCCAGCGCACGGGGTCGCGGCGCGCGAAGCTGAGCAGTTGGCCGGTCAACTTGGCGCCTTTTTCGGCGGAGGCGAGGATATCCCGCACATCCTCCCGCGCGGAGTCGGGGAGGGCGGGGTGTTCATCGAGCATGTTGGCACAGAGTTGGATGGTGGTGAGGAGGTTGTTGAAGTCGTGGGCCACGCCGCTGGCCACCTGGCCCATGATGTCGAGCTTTTGCGCCTGGCGCAGCTCCTCCTCCATGGCTTTGCGCTGGGTGAGGTCCTCGAACACCCCCACCACCTTGATTAATTGGCCGCGGGGGTTGGTGAGGGGGGAGAGGGTGAAATCGGCGCTGAACAGTTCGCCGCCCGCCCGGCGCGCCTGCAACTCGCCACGCCAGGTTTGGCCGGCCAGCAGCAACGCCATGATGCTGTCATAGCTTTCGGCCTGGGTTTGCGGCGAGGGCTGAAAGAAGTCCTCCCAACTTTTGCCGGGAACAGACTCGCGCGCCAGGCGCAAGTTCGCGGCAAAGGCGGGGTTGACCCACTCGATGAAGCCGGCGGCATCAGCGAGGAAAACGCAGGCGGCGCTGGCTTCCAGCGCGCTGATGAGCAGGCGTTCTCGTTCCAGGGATTCGTGCTGCTCGGTGATGTCGAGGCAGAAGCCGATATATCCCTGGTGCTGGCCCTGGCGGTCCCCGATGGGCACGGCTTCCTCCTGCAGCCAGCGGTATTGTCCATCATGGCGTTGGAGGCGGTAAGTGGCCTGCCAGGGGCGCTGCTGGCGGAAGGCTTCCTCCAGGGCGTGCTGGTAGTCCAGCCAATCTTCAGGATGCACTCCGGCGTGCCAGCGCCGGCCCTGCTCTTCGGCCAGCGGGCGGCCGCGGAAGGCCAGCCAGCGTTGATTGAAGTAATCGAAATTACCCTGGGCGTCGCAGCGCCAGATGAGGGCGGGGGCGGATTCCACGAGCGTGCGGTAGCGGGTTTCGCTTTCGATGAGGGCGTTGCGGGCTTCGCGTTCCCGGGTTTGATCACGAAAGACCAGCACCACGCCGCAACAGCGGTTGCGGTTGTCCATAATTGGCGCTGCGCTATCGGCGATGGGATGCTCCCGCCCTTGCCGGCTGCGGAGGACGGTGTGATTGGCCAGGCCCACTACGCGACCTTCCTTGAGGACGCGATGAACGGGATTTTCGACGGACTTGCCGGTTTGCTCATTGAAGATGGGAAAAATTTCCTGAATGGGGCGTCCGGTTGCTTCGTCGGCGGGCCAGCCGGTCAATTGTTCGGCGGTGGGATTCATGGTGACGATGCGGCCTTGCAAATCGGTGGCGATGACCCCATCGGCAATGGAGCGCAGGGTGATGTCGAGGCGTTGATTGGTGTGCTGCAGGGCGGAGATCATCCGGCTGAGGCGGGCGTTATCGGCCAGCACTTTGCCCGCCAGGACGGTGACCAGGGGATAAACCAGCAGAATGGGCAGGGCCATTCTCTTCAGGGTGGCCCACCGCACTTCCGCCGGCAAGGCGGAGGACATGGCCAGCATGGCCACATGTACGAGCAGGCCAAACCAGAGCAACTCAAGCGTACTGGGAGGTTCCGGGCGTTTGTGCCACCGGTGATGGAAAAACAAGCCCACGGCGGCCGAACTGAAGATGGTGAGCACGCCCATGTACACTCCCGGACCGCCCAGACCGGCGCGGTAGAGGACGGGGGCAATCATGGCCGCCAGCGCTGCGCGCGGGCCGAAGAACAAGGCGCAGAGGCTTAGCATCATGCTGCGGCCGTCGAAAATAAGGCCCGGCGCAATGACCATGGGGCGAATCATGCCAATGACAGCGGCCGCGCCAAACAGGCAGCCCTGGATGATGGCGCCCGAGGTCTCGCGGGGGTCGAATCGGCGCCAGAAGAAGGTCGAAACCACCGTGAGAGCCACGAGCAGGCACAAATTCAGCAGTA
This is a stretch of genomic DNA from Fontisphaera persica. It encodes these proteins:
- a CDS encoding HNH endonuclease, whose protein sequence is MSASFLTQHVLVLNRLWQAVNVCSVRRALTLVFEGHAQVVFATEEGNFQTFSFNDWKDFSQQAPHPESIATVSFRIRIPRVILLLAFDRLPRKEVKFTRHNIFERDKNTCQYCGRVFDRKDLNLDHVIPRDRGGPTTWENIVCSCIECNTRKANRTPQEAGMRLIRKPKRPKWRPFVQISFGAVVHDSWKHFIDLAYWNVELGEEVE
- a CDS encoding cyclic nucleotide-binding domain-containing protein, producing the protein MAVSIRLAEAQDAAKWVDLLRATLGDEYPAKEAYNPASVAAQLDAQSGNETWVAEEGDQILASATVLRPIEGNVNPVANLGRNLARPEAYSNGAAELLVRSLTQLLDQRGQMIVVRIPANDNPQQIIYEQNGYACVGYQPLKHILRTRQGVLFYVHSANPVLASRQPISESLPQVSDLAALVFENLNIPNPLTVRDGATGYPLQTDIQIHDATLDDFELWKTQARAANPLLEVSSGGNRGAGFLRLNAEAPCRAILGQRGSQIVGGVAFFNDDQDRCVRIMDSFATDDLSTGALFNHVVRLAQEQLSAAYVEVDILANCPKLLKSTEQLGFVPIAYLPGFCVLNGRPSDVVKLIKLNMMYTTETAALTAQAARMVKVVDTNFQDQKIGVAIINLLRTLPIFSGLGDGELRKIARLFTQKLYRPGERVFNKGDAGSEAYIVMRGQIDICLNEESRPIATVNSGQVFGELAFLDGSPRTAMAVASQASILLVVQRNAFNELVQREPHLGMVVIRNIAIDLSNKLRRANTALSPVKK
- a CDS encoding PAS domain S-box protein produces the protein MAVDLLLNLCLLVALTVVSTFFWRRFDPRETSGAIIQGCLFGAAAVIGMIRPMVIAPGLIFDGRSMMLSLCALFFGPRAALAAMIAPVLYRAGLGGPGVYMGVLTIFSSAAVGLFFHHRWHKRPEPPSTLELLWFGLLVHVAMLAMSSALPAEVRWATLKRMALPILLVYPLVTVLAGKVLADNARLSRMISALQHTNQRLDITLRSIADGVIATDLQGRIVTMNPTAEQLTGWPADEATGRPIQEIFPIFNEQTGKSVENPVHRVLKEGRVVGLANHTVLRSRQGREHPIADSAAPIMDNRNRCCGVVLVFRDQTREREARNALIESETRYRTLVESAPALIWRCDAQGNFDYFNQRWLAFRGRPLAEEQGRRWHAGVHPEDWLDYQHALEEAFRQQRPWQATYRLQRHDGQYRWLQEEAVPIGDRQGQHQGYIGFCLDITEQHESLERERLLISALEASAACVFLADAAGFIEWVNPAFAANLRLARESVPGKSWEDFFQPSPQTQAESYDSIMALLLAGQTWRGELQARRAGGELFSADFTLSPLTNPRGQLIKVVGVFEDLTQRKAMEEELRQAQKLDIMGQVASGVAHDFNNLLTTIQLCANMLDEHPALPDSAREDVRDILASAEKGAKLTGQLLSFARRDPVRWEELDLNEVVKTFENTLKRLIGAEVTLVTQLAKEPLRMRGDRNRLEQIIMNLAVNARDAMPKGGTLLMETALVETPGPLTLASTLPKEGPFVALTFQDTGCGMTPEILSRIFDPFFTTKPPGKGTGIGLTVVSTILRDLCGGLQVESQPGQGTTFRLYFPVSRSSAALPATAREIPAHGGGETILLVEDENLVRDLTAKSLRRLGYQVLSAAHAAEALQIFKQHPHPIHLLLTDILLPDNFRGDRLAEQLQAMQPSLKVIFMSGFPGETPAAKPDYFKDKTFLSKPFTPRQLALTVRQVLQPRPDSQ
- the hcp gene encoding hydroxylamine reductase, with amino-acid sequence MFCYQCEQTSRGVACQDFGVCGKDEHSAALQDLIVHVVKGIAQYAHRARQLGAADRAVDVYIVEALFSTVTNVNFDSVRLNAVLGEGLKIRERARQLYVEACQRRGQAVARLNGATQWVPALDAAGQIRQAQEVGIEARRQQLGADVAGLQELLLYGVKGTAAYADHALILGQEDPAVFAFFAEALDYLCEPQPAVPELLRLCLKCGEVNLRVMELLDAANTGAYGHPVPTPVRITPVKGKCILVSGHDLKDLEELLKQTEGKGINIYTHGEMLPAHGYPGLKKYKHLVGNFGGAWQDQAVEFQQFPGAILMTTNCIQRPVENYRDRLFTCGLVAWPGVRHIRNRDFSPVIEAALAAPGFTKDEPEKTILVGFGHQTVMSVADKVIAGVKSGAIKRFFLIGGCDGARSGRDYYTELAERVPSDCVILTLACGKYRFNKMDFGAIDGIPRLLDMGQCNDAYSAIKVAQALAGAFNCGVNDLPLSLVLSWYEQKAVAILLTLLHLGIKNIRLGPTLPAFVSPAVLQVLVEQFQLHPITRPADDLKAIMA
- a CDS encoding DUF2270 domain-containing protein — protein: MSEPQPERTPRDLLRDPCYVNAMAHFYRGEIGRIMVWRQRLDTTTTWAITSTGTIFTVAFSVPDVPHLIFFFNLAIVWVMLWIEARRYRFYDAFQARVRMLEAHFLSPMVAQNPERLEGDWRKLVAEDLLIPSFKISQVEAMAHRLRRNYAFIFMIILMAWLAKIFMHTPYPVDSAAMLYQALAVGQIPSWLVAGVMVGTFLSVVVFAFYVARHMPPEITEFGVQRGRRWQL
- a CDS encoding spermidine synthase; translation: MLAFGLAIFSGAFLLFLIQPLMAKFILPWFGGTPAVWTTCMLFFQAGLLVGYAYAHALTRLLPPRRQVIIHLVVLALAVIFARIIPPDTWQPANGAAPTGRILLLLLSCLGLPYVALAATSPLLQAWFNQAHPGVSPYRLYSLSNAGSLLALLAFPFVLEPHLTRQSQAAAWKWGLIFFAVCVALGGWRVWKAQAALLPLSNSGPTPDASPTPGPETAPASPAESLEQPRDPRWLWLALPACSTALLLAITNRLCHDIAVIPFLWVLPLGLYLVSYILCFDSPRWYVRALWLPLLVLALLAAAGNLIGERVNLPSGWFLWPLRQALEWAANLTLFKAIALYLGVLFCCCMVCHGELHRLRPPAGRLTTFYLWAAAGGTLGGLLVAVVAPAVFRGYYELHLTLWLTGVLAAVAVLGWPGGSPSRWRNWLAWPAAAAALAFLAAGLGADILQSTRAARTVQRNFYGVLKVKEYSVDDPQWHKVTLLHGTTTHGLQYVSEEKRWLPTSYYIGSSGVGMVMQYHPRREQRRVGVVGLGTGSMAAWGRPGDYFKFYEINPAVVALARREFTYLSHCPAQVDIALGDARLSLEREPPQAFDVLVLDAFNSDAIPAHLLTREAFGVYLRHLRAGGVLAVHISNKYLNLEPVVRAAARHYQLHAALVRNSEETTAAEDPTRDDFYHSDWLLLAREPDLLATGAIAAAAAEAPPDAPLLEWTDDRSDLFRVLVLEDDGWLAAVRRWLLPDTR